A stretch of Kaistella flava (ex Peng et al. 2021) DNA encodes these proteins:
- a CDS encoding tetratricopeptide repeat protein, giving the protein MKDIMNLTKKIAFGVSVGFLSNFAFGQTLQEGINSADSHKYAQARQVFTEMVAKSATAENYFYLGNSYLTQFEPNFEKAKEDFDKGLAIDKKSNLNKIGLASIKLGKGDKAAIGEIQNIVKDSKEKDAEVLYRAAEALTLFGGASVADTAIDYLNKAIEKSAKGGTPAQYYYALGDAYRLKLTNSPQVAGSAMTAYEKALPSAKNKASVFTRIGTLWMQAQQWKPAKENIDKAILADPTYAPAYKAKAAYDIRYQENALATQDLINYAKYADEDPDTQLEISKLFFTNEDYGNSKMYLDKVFDKVEDPIKYKLRAYLQYADGDYAGAKRSMDSFLAKAEKSRVLASDEGLQGLIDAGLAKTETDPVKKAALLTESQKKIAIAKAAKDETMKWDDELIKIKGGGGVNQASVDAGATSPEIEALKKVVAKNPQDTDALFKLANAYQEVKNWNGAIMSWQKMSGLLPDWAPAYYSLGYSQQQAGHNELAKIAYEKFIATVKPEEVQSSKEILSYAYFAVAYLDKDSNPAKAKDYVSKSVQLNPNYQDAVNLDKQLNK; this is encoded by the coding sequence ATGAAAGATATAATGAATTTAACGAAGAAGATAGCCTTCGGGGTTTCAGTAGGTTTTTTGTCGAATTTTGCTTTTGGTCAAACTTTGCAAGAAGGAATTAATAGTGCCGACAGTCATAAATATGCTCAGGCAAGACAAGTGTTTACAGAAATGGTTGCAAAATCGGCGACCGCAGAAAATTATTTTTATTTAGGTAATTCCTATTTAACTCAGTTTGAACCTAATTTTGAGAAAGCTAAAGAAGATTTTGATAAAGGTTTAGCAATAGATAAAAAAAGTAATCTTAATAAAATTGGATTAGCTTCTATTAAATTAGGAAAAGGAGATAAAGCAGCGATTGGAGAAATTCAGAATATTGTTAAAGACTCTAAAGAAAAAGATGCAGAAGTTCTATATAGAGCGGCAGAAGCACTCACATTATTTGGTGGTGCCTCAGTTGCTGATACTGCGATTGATTATTTAAATAAAGCGATTGAAAAATCTGCTAAAGGCGGAACACCTGCTCAATATTATTATGCGCTCGGTGATGCCTACCGTTTGAAATTAACAAATAGTCCACAAGTGGCAGGTTCTGCAATGACTGCTTATGAGAAAGCATTACCAAGTGCGAAAAACAAAGCGTCTGTATTTACAAGAATCGGAACACTTTGGATGCAAGCTCAACAATGGAAACCTGCAAAAGAGAATATTGATAAAGCAATTTTAGCTGATCCAACATATGCGCCTGCTTATAAAGCAAAAGCAGCTTACGATATCAGATATCAAGAAAATGCTTTAGCAACACAAGATTTGATTAATTATGCAAAATATGCAGATGAAGATCCAGATACCCAATTAGAGATTTCTAAACTTTTCTTTACGAATGAAGATTACGGAAACTCCAAAATGTATTTAGATAAAGTATTCGATAAAGTAGAGGATCCTATTAAATATAAATTAAGAGCTTACTTGCAGTATGCAGACGGAGATTATGCCGGAGCAAAAAGAAGTATGGATTCTTTCTTAGCAAAAGCAGAAAAATCTAGAGTTCTTGCATCTGATGAAGGTTTACAAGGACTTATCGATGCAGGATTAGCGAAGACAGAAACAGATCCTGTTAAAAAGGCAGCTTTACTTACAGAATCTCAGAAAAAAATTGCAATCGCAAAAGCAGCGAAAGATGAAACCATGAAGTGGGATGATGAGCTAATTAAAATCAAAGGCGGCGGCGGTGTGAATCAAGCTTCAGTTGATGCTGGTGCAACAAGTCCGGAAATCGAAGCGCTTAAAAAAGTAGTTGCGAAAAATCCACAGGATACTGACGCTTTGTTTAAGTTGGCAAACGCTTACCAGGAAGTTAAAAACTGGAATGGCGCAATTATGTCATGGCAAAAAATGAGCGGATTGTTACCAGATTGGGCACCTGCTTATTACAGTTTAGGTTATTCTCAGCAGCAAGCTGGTCATAATGAATTAGCAAAAATCGCTTACGAGAAATTTATAGCAACTGTTAAACCCGAAGAAGTTCAAAGTAGCAAAGAGATTCTTTCTTACGCGTATTTCGCAGTCGCTTATTTAGATAAGGACAGTAATCCAGCGAAAGCCAAAGATTACGTAAGCAAATCGGTACAGTTAAATCCTAATTACCAAGATGCAGTTAATCTGGACAAACAATTAAATAAATAA
- a CDS encoding energy transducer TonB, producing the protein MADENTYNSTPSLDEIVFENRNKAYGAYDLRTTYRSMLTRAFILGTVLFCVAAITPFVIMKIKQMNAKETTEVNANLIDILPEQDQIIEQPKDEPPPPPPPPKEEPKQEVIQNVVPEPVKAPKVETPPPPITKQLETTTGLANQEGVKTPTYTPPPPPPSTGKVQTVEVKPQVSETQVYTEVEQLAEFPGGINKFRSSVQNNFDTGAMDGDEGVVKTTITFVVERDGSITDVKAEGSNKTFNAEAIRTVKSVKNKWSPAKINGQSVRYRYRLPLTMQFE; encoded by the coding sequence ATGGCAGATGAAAACACTTACAACTCGACTCCATCTTTGGATGAGATTGTATTTGAAAATAGAAATAAAGCGTATGGTGCCTATGATCTGAGAACGACTTATAGATCAATGCTAACCAGAGCTTTCATCCTTGGGACGGTTTTATTCTGTGTTGCGGCAATTACTCCATTTGTAATAATGAAAATTAAGCAAATGAATGCTAAAGAGACAACAGAGGTAAATGCTAATTTGATTGACATTCTTCCAGAACAAGATCAGATTATTGAGCAACCAAAAGATGAACCACCTCCACCACCGCCGCCACCAAAAGAAGAACCAAAACAAGAGGTTATTCAGAACGTAGTGCCGGAGCCCGTAAAAGCTCCGAAGGTAGAAACTCCACCGCCGCCAATTACCAAGCAGTTGGAAACAACTACAGGTTTGGCAAATCAGGAAGGGGTGAAAACTCCAACCTATACACCACCGCCGCCACCACCATCAACTGGTAAAGTGCAAACGGTAGAAGTTAAACCACAGGTTTCAGAAACTCAGGTTTATACAGAAGTAGAGCAGTTGGCAGAATTCCCTGGAGGGATCAATAAATTTAGATCTAGTGTTCAAAATAACTTTGATACTGGTGCAATGGATGGTGACGAAGGAGTAGTGAAAACTACTATTACTTTCGTAGTTGAGCGTGATGGTTCAATAACAGATGTGAAAGCTGAAGGATCGAACAAAACGTTTAATGCTGAAGCAATCAGAACTGTGAAATCCGTTAAAAATAAATGGTCTCCTGCAAAAATTAATGGTCAATCGGTAAGATATCGTTACAGATTACCTCTAACAATGCAGTTCGAATAA
- a CDS encoding PstS family phosphate ABC transporter substrate-binding protein: MKNSLVLMICVFVLLISCKKKPGVVVDSPQQGEITMEVDESFASVSEALTSRYMALYPNTKINLKIKKEDFAFLDLLEGKVRVIVMSRELSENEKKAYKKETDLDWLPAKFAADAVVFVVPKDSPRETITMEEIRQELNNDKKNIIFDGTNSSNLNFVAQKLDTTPDKLKFSIINGNKNIVEQLNKFPGKVGAIGLNTISRPYDPESEKLKNSVKVLKVVQDNKAYEPRVENLVNMSYPFTRILYFLTNEKYFGLGNGFIRFSCTQLGQIVVSKEGLQPYHIFKREVQMR; encoded by the coding sequence ATGAAGAATAGTTTAGTATTGATGATATGCGTTTTTGTACTGTTGATATCGTGCAAAAAAAAACCTGGTGTTGTTGTAGATAGTCCGCAACAGGGTGAGATTACTATGGAAGTAGATGAATCTTTTGCCAGTGTTTCAGAAGCATTGACCAGCCGGTACATGGCTCTATATCCAAACACCAAAATAAATTTAAAAATTAAAAAAGAAGATTTTGCTTTTTTAGATTTGTTAGAAGGTAAAGTAAGGGTGATTGTAATGTCACGGGAATTAAGCGAAAATGAAAAGAAAGCTTATAAAAAAGAAACTGACTTAGATTGGCTTCCGGCGAAATTTGCTGCAGACGCCGTAGTTTTTGTTGTTCCAAAAGACTCACCTCGAGAAACCATTACGATGGAAGAAATCAGGCAAGAGTTGAACAATGATAAAAAAAATATTATTTTTGATGGAACGAATTCGAGTAACCTTAATTTCGTAGCACAGAAATTAGACACTACTCCAGATAAATTAAAGTTTTCTATTATTAACGGAAATAAAAATATAGTAGAACAATTGAATAAATTTCCAGGAAAGGTAGGTGCAATCGGTTTAAATACGATTAGCAGACCTTACGATCCGGAATCTGAAAAATTAAAAAACTCTGTAAAGGTTTTAAAAGTAGTCCAGGATAATAAAGCTTATGAACCACGGGTAGAAAACCTGGTCAATATGTCTTATCCTTTCACGCGTATATTATATTTTCTTACCAATGAAAAATATTTTGGTTTAGGAAATGGCTTTATCCGATTTTCATGTACGCAACTTGGGCAGATTGTAGTTTCAAAAGAGGGTTTACAGCCTTACCACATTTTTAAAAGAGAAGTTCAGATGCGTTAA
- a CDS encoding deoxyuridine 5'-triphosphate nucleotidohydrolase has protein sequence MEYSKEFKEAISNFTSGEKDKLIIRLLKKDRILSHRLYFELIDPETADDKRNQMQALVKEEVSIAAKKFGRTKYFLPAIRKISAKITEHVKITTDKLGEVSLTMLLVSETLEHAPKTGDHYKLYIYLLNKIFRSLVLTKKLDPDYYLDLRESFEEVHQQIVKNKSLEDLTLHNGLFLSWIDPENIPDNIDLLLKGIKAEGLLK, from the coding sequence ATGGAATATTCGAAGGAATTTAAAGAGGCAATATCAAATTTTACTTCTGGTGAAAAAGATAAACTGATTATTCGTTTGCTTAAAAAAGACCGGATTTTATCACATCGACTTTATTTCGAGTTGATCGATCCCGAAACGGCAGATGATAAACGAAATCAAATGCAAGCTTTAGTTAAAGAAGAAGTTTCAATTGCAGCAAAAAAATTCGGACGAACTAAATATTTCTTACCAGCGATTCGAAAAATTAGCGCAAAAATCACAGAACACGTTAAAATTACGACGGACAAATTGGGAGAAGTTTCCTTAACAATGCTATTGGTGAGCGAAACATTAGAACACGCACCGAAAACTGGCGATCATTATAAACTATATATCTATCTTCTTAATAAGATCTTCCGTTCTTTAGTTTTAACTAAAAAATTAGATCCTGATTATTATTTAGATCTAAGAGAAAGTTTTGAAGAAGTTCATCAACAAATTGTAAAGAATAAAAGCTTAGAAGATTTGACCCTTCATAATGGATTATTCCTAAGTTGGATTGATCCTGAAAATATTCCTGATAATATTGATTTACTCCTGAAAGGAATTAAGGCAGAAGGTTTATTGAAGTAA
- a CDS encoding ExbD/TolR family protein, with product MAEVQVKDGSGKGGKVRSKKSVPHVDLTPMVDLAFLLITFFMLVTTFNKPNVMDLGLPAKPKKDQKQPDTEIDLTNSISLIIGKDNRIFYHQLSPSELTPATLQETTFDRNGITKVIEQAKARAKDQSKFTVIIKPTDDAVYKNFVDILDEMAITKNEIYGITDIKKAEQAVYDQKVGEAPKTPQPTK from the coding sequence ATGGCAGAAGTACAAGTAAAAGACGGCAGCGGGAAAGGCGGAAAGGTTCGATCTAAGAAATCGGTACCCCATGTAGATTTGACCCCAATGGTGGATTTGGCGTTCCTTTTGATTACATTCTTTATGTTAGTGACTACTTTCAACAAACCGAATGTGATGGATTTAGGTCTTCCGGCAAAACCGAAAAAAGACCAAAAACAGCCAGATACAGAAATTGATTTAACTAACTCTATTTCATTAATTATAGGGAAAGACAATAGAATTTTTTATCACCAGTTATCTCCTAGTGAACTTACCCCAGCTACACTTCAGGAAACTACTTTCGATAGAAATGGGATTACAAAAGTAATCGAGCAAGCAAAAGCCAGAGCAAAAGATCAAAGTAAATTTACGGTGATCATTAAACCAACGGACGACGCAGTATATAAAAATTTCGTAGATATTCTAGATGAAATGGCAATTACCAAAAACGAGATATACGGTATTACCGATATCAAGAAGGCGGAACAAGCTGTTTATGATCAAAAAGTAGGTGAGGCGCCAAAAACTCCACAACCTACCAAATAG
- a CDS encoding leucine--tRNA ligase — MFYDHQSIDKKWQKFWQENQTYKTDNATDKPKFYVLDMFPYPSGAGLHVGHPLGYIASDIYARYKRHQGFNVLHPIGYDSFGLPAEQYAIQTGQHPAVTTEENITRYEQQMRKIGFSFDWSREVRTSDASYYKWTQWIFIQLFDSWYNKETDKAEDIKELVRHFEDHGTQNLSAVQNDALNFTAEEWKSASELDQQDILLNYRLAYRAETTVNWCPGLGTVLANDEVKDGKSERGGFPVFQKKMMQWSMRITAYSERLLQGLNSLDWPQPLKDAQEYWIGKSQGALVTFDVEDSVEKISVFTTRPDTIFGATFMVLAPENPLVKSLTIEGQKEEVENYIEQTSKKTERDRMSDVKNVSGAFTGSYALNPFTEEEMPIYISDYVLMGYGTGAVMAVPAHDERDHRFAKKFDLTIVNVIENDNDIQEESFDSKESVCVNSEFLNGLKYDDAKSLIISEIEKKNIGHGTTNYRQRDAVFSRQRYWGEPVPVYYKEGMPYTLPISALPLELPEVEKYLPTEDGDPPLGNAKTFGWDEASQKIVSTDLINNETVFPLELSTMPGWAGSSWYFLRYMDPNNQEVFADKDLSDYWGQVDLYIGGSEHATGHLLYSRFWNMFMKDRGYINHEEPFKKLINQGMILGMSAFAYRVSLRSIVKAESKVSDSGKTVSDYSEFNNKFFYLSSNIAKDKFENLEILLKNQMEEFLNNLKQQYNIDDSFEILKEKTNLDISKIHVDVSLLKGGTDELDIEKFRNWRSEFADAEFILEDGKYICEREVEKMSKSKYNVVNPDDICDEFGADCLRLYEMFLGPLEQSKPWNTQGLSGVYGFLKKFYNLYFNGDDFEVSEEEPTKQEYKILHTLIKKVVFDIDNFSFNTSVSQFMIAVNELQKLKTNKRAILEPLAIIVSPYAPHIAEELWNKLGHADSIEFAPFPQFEEKYLVEDEFDYPVSFNGKMRFKLSLSASLSVPEIQEIALADNRTKEQLQGNYPKKVIIVPKKIINIVL; from the coding sequence ATGTTTTACGACCATCAATCCATCGACAAAAAGTGGCAGAAATTCTGGCAAGAAAATCAAACCTACAAAACTGATAACGCAACCGATAAACCAAAATTTTATGTTTTAGATATGTTTCCTTATCCTTCTGGAGCGGGTTTACACGTTGGTCATCCACTGGGTTATATCGCTTCAGATATTTATGCGAGGTATAAAAGACATCAGGGATTTAATGTTTTGCATCCGATTGGTTATGATTCCTTTGGTCTTCCGGCGGAACAATATGCCATTCAAACTGGTCAACATCCTGCCGTAACAACGGAAGAAAATATTACGAGATACGAGCAGCAGATGCGTAAAATCGGTTTTTCATTTGACTGGAGTAGGGAAGTGAGAACTTCAGATGCTTCTTATTATAAATGGACGCAATGGATTTTTATTCAACTTTTCGATTCGTGGTATAATAAAGAAACTGATAAAGCGGAAGATATTAAAGAATTGGTTCGTCATTTTGAAGATCACGGAACTCAAAATTTATCGGCAGTTCAAAATGACGCCTTAAATTTCACCGCAGAAGAATGGAAAAGTGCTTCTGAGTTAGATCAACAAGATATTTTGTTAAACTACCGTTTAGCTTATCGTGCAGAAACGACTGTAAATTGGTGTCCGGGTTTAGGAACTGTTTTGGCGAATGATGAAGTAAAAGATGGTAAATCTGAAAGAGGTGGTTTCCCTGTTTTCCAAAAGAAAATGATGCAGTGGAGCATGAGAATTACTGCATATTCTGAAAGATTATTGCAAGGTTTAAATTCTTTGGATTGGCCTCAACCATTGAAAGATGCGCAAGAATACTGGATCGGAAAATCTCAGGGAGCGCTGGTAACTTTCGATGTTGAAGATTCTGTAGAAAAAATTTCTGTTTTCACCACGCGTCCCGATACTATTTTTGGGGCGACCTTTATGGTTTTGGCACCGGAAAATCCTTTAGTTAAAAGCTTAACGATCGAAGGTCAAAAAGAAGAAGTTGAAAATTATATTGAACAAACTTCAAAGAAAACAGAGCGTGATCGTATGTCTGACGTGAAAAACGTGAGTGGTGCTTTCACCGGATCTTATGCTTTGAATCCTTTTACTGAGGAAGAAATGCCAATCTATATTTCAGATTATGTGTTGATGGGTTATGGAACGGGCGCTGTAATGGCGGTTCCTGCACATGACGAACGTGATCACCGTTTTGCGAAGAAATTCGATTTGACAATTGTAAACGTAATTGAAAACGATAATGATATTCAGGAAGAGTCTTTTGATTCGAAAGAGTCCGTATGTGTGAATTCAGAATTTTTAAATGGATTAAAATATGACGACGCCAAATCATTAATTATTTCTGAAATAGAAAAGAAAAATATCGGTCACGGAACCACTAATTACAGACAGCGAGATGCTGTTTTCTCCCGTCAAAGATATTGGGGAGAACCGGTTCCTGTTTATTATAAAGAAGGAATGCCGTACACTTTGCCAATTTCCGCTTTGCCTTTGGAACTTCCAGAAGTTGAAAAATATCTTCCAACTGAAGATGGCGATCCACCTTTAGGAAACGCTAAAACGTTCGGTTGGGATGAAGCCAGTCAGAAAATTGTTTCTACTGATTTAATTAATAATGAAACTGTATTTCCTTTAGAATTATCGACGATGCCAGGTTGGGCGGGAAGTTCTTGGTACTTCTTAAGATATATGGATCCTAATAACCAGGAAGTATTTGCGGATAAAGACCTTTCAGATTATTGGGGGCAAGTTGATTTATATATTGGTGGAAGCGAACACGCAACCGGACATTTACTGTATTCCCGTTTCTGGAATATGTTCATGAAAGACCGAGGTTACATTAACCATGAAGAACCTTTCAAGAAATTGATCAATCAGGGAATGATTTTGGGGATGAGTGCTTTTGCGTATAGGGTAAGTTTAAGGTCTATTGTAAAAGCAGAAAGCAAGGTATCTGACAGTGGAAAAACTGTAAGCGATTACTCGGAATTTAATAATAAATTTTTCTATCTGTCAAGTAATATCGCAAAAGATAAATTTGAAAATTTGGAGATTTTATTAAAAAACCAAATGGAAGAATTTTTGAATAATCTGAAGCAACAATATAACATAGATGATAGTTTCGAAATATTAAAAGAAAAGACAAATTTGGATATAAGCAAAATTCACGTTGATGTTTCATTACTAAAAGGAGGGACAGATGAACTTGATATCGAAAAATTTAGAAACTGGCGTTCAGAATTTGCCGATGCTGAATTTATATTAGAAGACGGAAAATACATCTGCGAACGCGAAGTTGAAAAAATGTCCAAATCAAAATACAATGTGGTTAATCCAGATGATATTTGTGACGAGTTTGGCGCTGACTGTTTGCGTTTGTATGAGATGTTCTTAGGACCTTTAGAACAGTCAAAACCATGGAATACACAAGGTTTAAGCGGCGTTTACGGATTCTTGAAGAAATTCTATAACCTTTATTTTAATGGAGATGATTTTGAAGTTTCTGAGGAAGAACCAACCAAGCAGGAATATAAAATCCTACATACCTTAATTAAAAAGGTGGTGTTCGACATCGACAATTTCTCCTTTAACACCTCGGTATCTCAGTTTATGATTGCAGTGAATGAATTGCAAAAACTGAAGACCAATAAAAGAGCGATTTTAGAACCTTTAGCAATTATTGTTTCACCTTACGCGCCACATATCGCAGAAGAACTGTGGAACAAGCTGGGTCATGCTGATTCAATCGAGTTTGCACCTTTCCCTCAGTTTGAAGAAAAGTACTTGGTGGAAGATGAATTTGATTACCCAGTAAGTTTTAATGGTAAGATGAGGTTTAAATTAAGTCTGTCTGCCAGCTTATCTGTACCAGAAATTCAGGAAATCGCATTAGCTGATAACCGGACAAAGGAACAATTGCAGGGAAATTATCCTAAAAAGGTGATCATAGTCCCGAAAAAAATAATTAATATTGTTCTCTGA
- a CDS encoding glycosyltransferase family 2 protein — protein MPEVSIITPCYNSSKFLEKTIQSVLNQKLTDWEWLITDDCSSDDSIEIIKNINDPRIILTIAKKNGGAGHARNLSLEKATGKFITFLDADDYWEPDFLEEMVSFMKKEKAELVYSNYARCDENLNPKIADFEADKEVTFDNLLKTCRLSLLSSMYDSERVGKEFFPAGSKREDHVMWLNLLKKIPVGKPLPKTMAKYRMHASSISRKKTNIMKDQYLVYKDHMNFSTLKSWYYTANWALNGFMKYSKIFN, from the coding sequence ATGCCCGAAGTTTCGATTATCACGCCTTGCTATAATTCCTCGAAGTTTTTAGAGAAGACTATTCAATCCGTTTTAAATCAAAAACTTACGGATTGGGAATGGCTGATCACTGACGATTGCTCGTCGGACGATTCTATTGAAATTATTAAGAACATCAATGATCCTCGAATTATCCTGACCATCGCAAAAAAAAATGGTGGCGCCGGACATGCCCGAAATTTATCTTTAGAAAAAGCTACAGGGAAATTCATTACATTCTTAGATGCCGATGATTATTGGGAACCGGACTTTTTAGAGGAAATGGTTTCATTTATGAAAAAGGAGAAAGCAGAACTCGTCTATTCTAACTACGCAAGATGTGATGAAAACTTAAATCCTAAGATTGCAGATTTTGAAGCGGACAAAGAAGTAACTTTTGATAACTTGTTGAAAACTTGCCGTTTATCTTTATTAAGTTCAATGTACGATTCTGAAAGAGTTGGTAAAGAATTTTTTCCAGCCGGAAGCAAACGCGAAGATCACGTGATGTGGCTGAATTTATTAAAGAAAATCCCCGTCGGAAAACCACTTCCGAAAACGATGGCAAAATACAGAATGCACGCAAGCAGTATTTCCCGAAAAAAGACGAACATTATGAAAGACCAATATTTGGTTTATAAAGATCACATGAATTTCTCTACCTTAAAATCTTGGTATTATACTGCGAATTGGGCATTGAACGGATTTATGAAATATTCAAAAATATTTAATTAA
- a CDS encoding ExbD/TolR family protein, whose product MARVKPKRHNIRVDMTAMTDVSFLLLTFFILTAQFAKPDIETITTPSSISEKLLPEGSLMTILSTTDGRFYFTPVDNGTERIALLNNMGQKYGMTFTDKEKAAFANVQTVGVPMNQLKGFLDLSDEDRKAFKSKTGIPMDSTNKQLIDWVQQSLAINPDYKLAIKGDVGTKYPKVKSLFEGLRDIDFLKFWLITSQETAQ is encoded by the coding sequence ATGGCGAGAGTCAAACCAAAAAGACATAATATAAGGGTAGATATGACGGCGATGACCGATGTATCGTTTCTACTCCTTACGTTCTTTATCCTCACGGCTCAGTTTGCAAAACCTGATATCGAGACGATAACTACGCCATCTTCTATATCTGAAAAGCTTCTTCCCGAAGGTAGTCTTATGACTATTCTAAGTACAACAGACGGGAGATTCTATTTTACACCAGTTGATAACGGAACCGAAAGAATCGCTCTGTTAAATAACATGGGACAGAAGTATGGTATGACATTTACTGATAAAGAAAAGGCAGCTTTTGCTAATGTTCAGACAGTCGGAGTTCCGATGAATCAATTAAAAGGATTCTTGGATCTTTCAGATGAAGACCGAAAAGCTTTTAAAAGCAAAACGGGAATTCCAATGGACAGTACAAATAAGCAGTTAATAGATTGGGTACAACAAAGTTTAGCAATAAACCCTGATTACAAATTGGCAATCAAGGGTGATGTAGGAACTAAATATCCTAAAGTTAAATCTTTATTTGAAGGATTAAGAGATATTGATTTCTTGAAGTTCTGGTTAATAACAAGTCAAGAAACGGCACAATAA
- a CDS encoding MotA/TolQ/ExbB proton channel family protein, giving the protein MEMNVSNNEEQVVAKKLGGLNPALILPILIVIGYLIYYFVLGSPGNFKADPRLTGASVAFSDVDIKEISPEGFMGIIYMGGPIVPILISFMIIVIVFSIERALVLKKAAGAGNVDNFVLSVRRLLTQNKVDEALEECDRQQGSVGNVVKEGLTTYKALSHDTTMNKEQKMVALNKSIEEATTLEMPMLEKNMMILSTLGTVATLVALLGTVIGMIKAFHALGSGGGTPDSAALSIGISEALINTALGIGTSAVAIIFYNYFTSKIDGLTFKIDEIAMSIQQSFAEFH; this is encoded by the coding sequence ATGGAAATGAATGTTTCAAACAACGAGGAGCAAGTAGTTGCTAAAAAATTAGGAGGTTTAAATCCTGCCTTAATACTGCCTATTCTTATCGTAATAGGGTATTTAATTTATTATTTTGTTTTGGGGAGCCCAGGGAACTTCAAGGCTGATCCAAGACTTACAGGTGCTTCTGTTGCGTTTTCTGATGTAGACATTAAGGAGATCTCTCCAGAAGGGTTTATGGGAATTATCTACATGGGTGGACCAATCGTTCCAATTCTTATTTCATTTATGATTATCGTAATCGTTTTCTCAATCGAGCGTGCTTTAGTTCTTAAGAAAGCTGCAGGTGCTGGTAACGTTGACAACTTCGTATTATCTGTAAGAAGATTGCTTACTCAAAACAAAGTTGATGAAGCTTTAGAAGAGTGTGACAGACAACAAGGTTCTGTTGGAAATGTTGTGAAAGAAGGTTTAACTACTTACAAAGCATTATCTCATGACACTACAATGAATAAAGAGCAAAAAATGGTTGCGCTTAATAAATCAATTGAAGAGGCTACAACTCTTGAAATGCCAATGTTGGAGAAAAACATGATGATTCTTTCGACATTAGGTACTGTTGCTACCTTAGTTGCACTACTAGGAACGGTAATCGGGATGATTAAAGCGTTCCACGCACTAGGTTCAGGAGGTGGTACTCCAGATTCAGCTGCACTGTCAATCGGTATTTCTGAAGCATTGATTAATACAGCTTTAGGTATTGGTACTTCTGCAGTTGCAATTATTTTCTACAACTATTTTACTTCTAAAATTGACGGATTAACGTTCAAAATTGACGAAATCGCAATGTCAATCCAACAATCTTTTGCAGAATTTCACTAA
- a CDS encoding C4-dicarboxylate ABC transporter, which translates to MIFNWLSVVAGFFYVLLGIVVIVYKFFVIFLEPNVAYPLGGLFILYGGFRIIRAIYRIREQRNEE; encoded by the coding sequence ATGATATTTAATTGGCTTTCCGTAGTTGCCGGATTTTTCTATGTTCTTTTAGGAATAGTGGTAATTGTATATAAATTCTTCGTCATCTTTTTAGAACCAAATGTTGCTTATCCATTAGGAGGCTTGTTTATTCTATATGGTGGTTTCAGAATCATTCGCGCAATCTACAGAATCAGAGAACAGCGAAATGAAGAATAG